The DNA sequence AACGAGCCGGTCGTCATCCAGACGCGCATCCATCTCGATGCGATCCGTTATCCGCATGAGCAGGATACGTCGAAATGGATGCAATGGAATTTCAACAAGGTGATCGCTACGGCACGGGCAGTCCAAATTTTCCACGAAAAAGGCTACAGCGGCCAGATCGGAGCCATCCTGAATCCGGAAGTCACCTATGCGCGGTCCTCATCGCCGGCGGACCAAAAAGCCGCCCGGATGTACGATCTGTTGTATAACCGCATTTTTCTGGATCCGCTGGTGAAGGGGGAGTATCCAGAAGAGTTATTCGATGTGCTCGCAAAGCACGCGATCCCGTTTGAATACTCAGAAGAGGAACTGCTTATCATCAAAGAAAATACGGTGGATTATCTGGGGATCAACCTGTATTTCCCGAAACGGGTCCGTTCGCCGCGTTACGAGTGGAACAAGGAGACACCTTTCCATCCGGAATACTATTACGAAGAATTTTCCTTGCCCGGCAGAAGGATGAACACTTCGCGCGGGTGGGAAATCTACCCGCAGATCATGTACGATATGGCCATGCGCCTGAAATCCGAATACGGAAATATCCCGTGGTTCGTTGCGGAAAGCGGGATGGGCATCGAGCAGGAGGAGCGCTTTGCGGACAGCAAAGGCACCATCCAGGACGATTACCGCATCGCTTATATCACGGAACACTTGAGTTCCTTGTTGGATGCCGTCAAAGACGGAGCGAACTGCAAGGGTTATATGCTCTGGGCCTTCACGGATTGCGTCTCGCCGATGAATGCCTTCAAGAACCGCTACGGACTCGTGCGGATCGATCTGGAGGACGACAAGAAGCGTTCCTTGAAACAATCTGCCTATTGGTACCGGGATCTCATCCAAAGCAAAAAACTCGAAGTGGACGAACACACGTACAAGTAACCGTTTTTTTCCTGTTGCATACTGGCCAGTTGTCTATGTTATAATCAACAAGGAGAGATTTGTAAATACAAATTTCCAAATCGCGTGGATAAGTGGTGAAAGACATGGCAAAATACAAAGAAGTGGCAAATGAAATCAGAAAACGGATCAAAAGCGGAATCTATCACTCCGAGGAAAAAATTCCCGATCAGGAGTCGTTGGCGAAGGAGTTCGGAACCAGTCGCGTGACGGTAAAAAAGGCGCTCGATATGTTGAGTGTCGCCGGGATGGTGTACACGATCCAAGGTTCGGGGACATACGTGAAGAAAAACGCGGTCAATCTGGCCGAGCGGAGCATCCAAATCGGCCAGAACGTCGGCTTGACCGCTGCGGCCGGCGAACGGTTGGAACTGAAGACGGAAGTGCTGGACTTCAACGTCCGTTTTCCGGATGAGGAAGAATGCAACCAACTGAGCATCACGAAGGAAGAGCCCGTTTATGACATCAAACGCTTGCGGATCCTGGACGAAAAACCGTATTCCTTGGAGCATACGATCATCCCGATCGCTCTGGCACCGAACATCACGAAGGAAATCCTGAACCGCTCCCTGTACGATTATCTCCAAGGGGATTTGGGCATCGTCTTCGGTGACAACCGGCAGACAGTCCGTGCGGTCAAGCCGGACGAGAATGACAAGCAATATCTGCACTGTTCCAATGAGGATCCGGTCCTTGAAGTCAGCAAAGTCATGTTCCTCGAAAGAGGGACGCCGCTGGAATATTCGGTCGTGCATCACCGCTATGATATGGTCGAGATGTCCTTCATCAACGTCAGCAGAGAGGGCTTGTTGGGATAATGGAACAGACAACGAAGTTGCGCGGCAACTTTCGTTGTCCGTTTTCCGTAAAAGCTTTGCGCTGCAATTATGAAAACGCTATAATGGGTATATTAACTTGTTGAGGTGATGACATGTATCAACCGGCACAAAACAGATACGACAAAATGATCTATAACCGCGTAGGCAACAGCGGTCTGAAACTGCCTGCCATTTCTCTTGGGCTTTGGCATAACTTCGGCGAGGTGGACCTGTTCGACAATTCCCGCAAAATGGTCCAACGCGCCTTCGATCTGGGGATCACCCATTTCGATCTGGCGAACAACTACGGTCCGCCTCCAGGCAGCGCGGAAGAAACGTTCGGCAAGATTTTGAAAAAGGATTTCCTGCCTTACCGGGATGAGTTGATCATTTCCAGCAAGGCCGGCTACGATATGTGGCCCGGTCCATATGGGGAATGGGGCTCCAAAAAGTATTTGACGGCGAGCCTTGATCAAAGCCTGAAGCGGATGGGGCTTGATTATGTGGATATTTTTTATTCGCATCGCCCGGATCCGGAAACACCTTTCGAAGAGACTGCCCAAGCCTTGGATCTGATGGTCCGTCAAGGGAAAGCCCTGTATATCGGCATCTCCAACTATTCTGCAGAGCAGACAGCGGAAATAGCCGCCATCTTCAAGGACTTAAAGACGCCGTTCATCATCCACCAACCGGCCTACAACATGTATAACCGTTGGATCGAGGATGGCCTGCAGGATGTCCTGACTGCCAACAAGTTGGGCACGATCGCCTTCAGTCCGTTGGCGCAAGGCATGCTGACAGATCGCTATCTGCACGGCATTCCGGAAGATTCGCGTGCGGGGAGACCGTCTTCACCGTTCCTGAACGCGGAGCGGGTGCAGGAAACGATCGAGAAATCACGCGCTCTGAATGAAATCGCCGAAAGACGCGGCCAAACATTGGCTGAGATGGCCGTTGCTTGGATTCTCCGTGACGGGAAAGTCACGAGCGTGCTGATCGGCGCCAGCAGAGTGAGCCAAATCGATGACAACGTGAAAGCATTGGAAAACCTTGAATTCACCAATGAAGAATTGGATGAAATCGAAGCAGTATTGGCGAAATAATGAAATAGGAACAGCTTCCAGAAGCGCTGCAATGCGGCATTCTGGAAGCTTTTTTTGTTGACTGGTTGCTGCAGATGCATCAGTGCACAGTCTACATGGACAGAAAATAGTATTACTATTTTGCAGAAATCTACTTGCAGACAATCGGAATGTTGGGTAAAGTGAATGAGTACGCCCGGATTGTGCATTTGCTTTAATAAAATCGGGCAAGTATCGTTATCAATAGAAAGGGAAAGTGATATGACAGACAGAAGAAAAGGACAAATCGGACTTATTTTTGTGACGATGATATGGGGTTCGGGATTCGTTGTGAGTGCCATATCGTTGGAGTATTTTTCCCCATATCAAATATTGACCATGCGTTTTTTATTGGCATTTATACTGATGGGGGCAATTTTTTTCGGCCAGCTGAAGCATGCAGACAAAAAGACCTATGTGAAAGGGATCGGCCTCGGAAGCATCCTTTACTTGGCTTTTTTGTTCCAAACGGTAGGGCTGGTCTATACGACACCTTCGAAGAATGCCTTCCTTACCGCATTCAATGTCGTGTTGGTGCCGTTCATAGGCGCCTTGTTCTTCAGGAGGAAAGTGACGGCCCCGGCCATCATAGGTGCGCTGTTATCGATCAGCGGCATTGCCGTCATTTCCCTGACCGACTTCCACAGCATAAATTTTGGGGATCTGTTGACGTTGCTCTGCGCATTGTTCTTTGCTTTGCAGATCATTTTCACAAACCGGTTTGTGCTGGGTGAAAACATATACGCATTGACCACCATCCAGATGGGCACCGCCGCGCTCTTGGGGGTGCTCGTATCGCTCGCAAGGGGAGAATTCGTGTTCTCTGCAGCCGGAGAAGGCTATTTTTCCATCTTTTATTTGGGGACGGTCAGCACGATGCTGGGCTTTCTGATCCAAACAGCCTCACAGCAGTTCACCAAAGAGACGGAAACGGCAATCATCCTGTCGATGGAGGCTGTGTTCGGGATGGTCGCTTCAGCGCTTTTTCTGAAGGAAGCCATAACGCTGAGGATGCTTATCGGAGCAGCGCTGATATTGGCTGGCGTTTTGGTGGTGGAACTGAAACCGAAGACAACTTTGACAGACCGAAAATCGATTACGGATGTCCAAGACTAGAAAGGCACTGGACACGGCACAGGTCATGCGTAAAGCTAAAATTTCCCGGTGAGGGGATTCTCGCCGGGAAATCGGACTCCAAGCGTCTGCGATTTCCCGATGAGGCAATCTTCACCGGGAAATCGGATCC is a window from the uncultured Trichococcus sp. genome containing:
- a CDS encoding glycoside hydrolase family 1 protein, with the translated sequence MIKNIPEGFILGASSSAWQTEGWKGKKEGQDSYLDMWYKEEPFVWHEGYGPAGATSFYDRYHEDVALMKEIGLTHYRTSINWARFFTDYENAVVDEDYAQHISDVVDALLEAGVEPMLCLEHYEVPAYLMEKYDGWSSKHVVDLYAKYAEIAFERYANRVQHWFTFNEPVVIQTRIHLDAIRYPHEQDTSKWMQWNFNKVIATARAVQIFHEKGYSGQIGAILNPEVTYARSSSPADQKAARMYDLLYNRIFLDPLVKGEYPEELFDVLAKHAIPFEYSEEELLIIKENTVDYLGINLYFPKRVRSPRYEWNKETPFHPEYYYEEFSLPGRRMNTSRGWEIYPQIMYDMAMRLKSEYGNIPWFVAESGMGIEQEERFADSKGTIQDDYRIAYITEHLSSLLDAVKDGANCKGYMLWAFTDCVSPMNAFKNRYGLVRIDLEDDKKRSLKQSAYWYRDLIQSKKLEVDEHTYK
- a CDS encoding GntR family transcriptional regulator, which translates into the protein MAKYKEVANEIRKRIKSGIYHSEEKIPDQESLAKEFGTSRVTVKKALDMLSVAGMVYTIQGSGTYVKKNAVNLAERSIQIGQNVGLTAAAGERLELKTEVLDFNVRFPDEEECNQLSITKEEPVYDIKRLRILDEKPYSLEHTIIPIALAPNITKEILNRSLYDYLQGDLGIVFGDNRQTVRAVKPDENDKQYLHCSNEDPVLEVSKVMFLERGTPLEYSVVHHRYDMVEMSFINVSREGLLG
- the mgrA gene encoding L-glyceraldehyde 3-phosphate reductase; its protein translation is MYQPAQNRYDKMIYNRVGNSGLKLPAISLGLWHNFGEVDLFDNSRKMVQRAFDLGITHFDLANNYGPPPGSAEETFGKILKKDFLPYRDELIISSKAGYDMWPGPYGEWGSKKYLTASLDQSLKRMGLDYVDIFYSHRPDPETPFEETAQALDLMVRQGKALYIGISNYSAEQTAEIAAIFKDLKTPFIIHQPAYNMYNRWIEDGLQDVLTANKLGTIAFSPLAQGMLTDRYLHGIPEDSRAGRPSSPFLNAERVQETIEKSRALNEIAERRGQTLAEMAVAWILRDGKVTSVLIGASRVSQIDDNVKALENLEFTNEELDEIEAVLAK
- a CDS encoding DMT family transporter, whose translation is MTDRRKGQIGLIFVTMIWGSGFVVSAISLEYFSPYQILTMRFLLAFILMGAIFFGQLKHADKKTYVKGIGLGSILYLAFLFQTVGLVYTTPSKNAFLTAFNVVLVPFIGALFFRRKVTAPAIIGALLSISGIAVISLTDFHSINFGDLLTLLCALFFALQIIFTNRFVLGENIYALTTIQMGTAALLGVLVSLARGEFVFSAAGEGYFSIFYLGTVSTMLGFLIQTASQQFTKETETAIILSMEAVFGMVASALFLKEAITLRMLIGAALILAGVLVVELKPKTTLTDRKSITDVQD